The proteins below come from a single Stigmatopora argus isolate UIUO_Sarg chromosome 11, RoL_Sarg_1.0, whole genome shotgun sequence genomic window:
- the ccdc88ab gene encoding girdin isoform X2, whose amino-acid sequence MESEVFSPLLEHFMLSPLVCWVKTVGQPMVTDGSKLSEYVQLLDGVYLNEVMLEINPKATVQRTNKKVNNDPTLRIQNLSILIRQIKAYYQETLQQLVMMPLPNVLILGRNPLTERGLEEMKKFLLLLLGCAVQCDKKEDYIERIQTLDFDTKAAIASHIQEVTHNQDNVVDLQWLESGEIPAEDLASLSRNLAFHLKHTVDDRDMQLETIVELTQERDCIQLSPLGAGPVQSPNGSPSMRRTESRQHLSVELADAKAKIRRLRQELEEKSEQLLDTRQELENMELELKKIQQESYQLLSDARSARAYRDELDILREKAIRVDKLESEVTRYKEKLHDIEFYKARVEELKEDNQVLLETKTMLEEQLDTTRSRSDKLHLLEKENLQLKSKIHDLEMERDLDRKRVEELLEENLVLEMAQKQSMDESLHLGWELEQLSKTPELTEAPLKSLGEEVNELTSSRLLKLEKDNQTLLKTVEELRGGAGLDSEAKLGKVTQENQRLNQRLGHLESELATERESLRSAESLSTDLMKEKALLETTLETLRENSERQLKGLEQENKHLSQTVSSLRQRSQVGAEARVKDVEKENRILHESICETTSKLNKMEFERKQLRKELEAVKEKGERAEELEILVQKLERDNESLQKKVATLGITCEKVSALEKENTDLEAESRRLKKKLDALKNMAFQLEALEKENSQLEQENLEARRSAESFRSAGAKAMQLEAENRELESERSQLKRSLELLKATSKKTERLEVSYQGLDTENQRLQKALENSSKKIQQLEAELQEVETENQTLQRNLEELKISSKRLEQLEQENKTLEQESSQLEKDKKLLEKENKRLRQQAEIRDSKLDDSNQRISSLEKENRTMGKEMIFFRDSCTRVKDLERENKELVKQGTIEKRTLITLREELVSEKVRTQQINNDLEKLTHELEKIGLDKERLLLDEDCGDRFKLLESKLESTLKSSLEIKEEKIAALEARLQESSNLNQQLRQELKTVKKNYEALRQREEEERMVQTSPSRGGEDGQTLSKWEKESHEATRELLKVKDRLIEVERNNATLQAEKAALRSQLKQLETQSSNLQAQIVAVQRQGASLQENNTGLQTQNAKLQVENSTLSSQSAALMAQNAQLQGLQSSAEAEREGTQREKEELRSTYELLLRDHDKLAALHERQASEYEVLIGKHGGLKTSHKSLEQQYRDLEDKYKQFLQRRGDLEELEKNLKEQQDKMSSENQNHRATADHYKLLKEENDRLNTTYQQLQRDNENLQLDHKNIKSQLNGAKLEQTKFEAEFSKLKEQYQQLDITSTKLTNQCELLSQLKGTLEEENRHLLDQIQTLMLQNRTLLDQTMESKDLFHVEQRQYIDKLNELRRQKEKLEEKIMDQYKFYDPSPPRRRGNWITLKMKKLIKPKSRERMRSLTLTPSRSESGDGFLSFPADSQDSSSVGSGSNSLDDALTQKRSSTLKRLPFMRNRSKDKDKAKAIYRRSMSMNDLLQTMTVAGGPSADWTGSTENLDVGGEAGDLSGGRRGGGGGRRMKELAFSTNAIDCAALTLPSTAHGRATQRIRVKDNASCEDVAGSSDDPKCQASRPSSLHSNRTTSSISNNNSQLTSPLEGKGTLNGIASRPQSESSGEFSLSLEQEAWSSSGSSPVQQPSSRSSHRSPGPARATLEPSATAPLPGCIKKTASPGSEVLSLQQFLDEGIDPAESGSQENLTVDSPRLLASSERAQKERPATRARGILRSSSGKAAPVATERPPRSSGQAGRPSLRKAESTRVKGSARPGLSAQSRAVSVSERLDRASGSASTLPRASSVISTAEGSSRRTSIHDMLSKDNRPPVSVDGVQCQPAPSEYTRTGPPGTPPLPKSLSLPCPSSDEAELPALESFLGPSFTAESVFMDSIFSESAAGKSLPFLSLNPTLVSNISGPPVASYPSSQSDGPDGSERLDAEDNQLWFEYGCV is encoded by the exons AGCGTGGTTTAGAGGAGATGAAGAAATTTCTATTGCTACTGCTTGGCTGTGCTGTCCAG TGCGACAAAAAGGAAGACTACATTGAACGCATCCAGACTCTGGATTTTGACACCAAAGCTGCCATTGCCTCCCACATCCAAGAG GTGACACACAACCAGGATAATGTGGTCGACCTACAATGGCTAGAGAGCGGGGAGATTCCCGCTGAGGACCTGGCAAGTTTATCCAGGAACCTGGCTTTTCATCTTAAACACACAGTGGACGACAGGGACATGCAACTAGAG ACAATCGTGGAGCTGACACAGGAACGAGATTGTATCCAGTTATCCCCGCTGGGTGCCGGCCCAGTTCAGTCGCCCAACGGTTCTCCGAGCATGAGGAGGACAGAGAGTCGGCAGCACCTTTCTGTGGAGCTGGCTGATGCCAAGGCCAAGATTAGGCGTTTGAGGCAGGAATT GGAAGAAAAGAGCGAACAACTTCTAGACACACGACAGGAGCTAGAGAACATGGAGCTAGAGCTCAAAAAGATTCAGCAGGAG AGCTACCAGCTTCTATCAGACGCCCGCTCGGCCCGGGCGTACCGTGATGAGCTGGACATCCTCCGGGAAAAAGCCATTCGTGTGGACAAGCTGGAAAGTGAGGTGACCCGCTATAAAGAGAAACTCCATGACATTGAGTTCTACAAGGCCAGAGTGGAG GAGCTAAAAGAGGACAACCAGGTCTTGCTGGAGACGAAAACCATGCTAGAGGAGCAGTTGGACACCACCCGGAGCCGATCGGATAAATTGCATCTCCTGGAGAAGGAGAATCTCCAGCTGAAGTCCAAAATACATGACCTGGAAATG GAGCGAGATTTAGATCGCAAACGAGTGGAGGAACTTTTAGAGGAGAACCTGGTGCTGGAAATGGCCCAGAAACAGAGCATGGATGAGTCGTTACACCTGGGCTGGGAGCTGGAGCAACTATCCAAAACACCAGAGCTGACAGAGG CCCCACTAAAGTCCCTTGGCGAAGAGGTGAATGAGTTGACGTCCAGTCGCCTGCTGAAGCTGGAGAAGGACAACCAGACACTCTTGAAGACTGTGGAAGAGCTCCGTGGTGGCGCTGGTCTGGACTCTGAGGCCAAACTTGGCAAAGTCACCCAGGAGAACCAAAGACTCAACCAAAGA CTTGGGCATCTGGAAAGCGAGCTGGCAACGGAAAGAGAGTCGCTCCGCAGTGCTGAGTCGCTGAGCACGGACTTGATGAAGGAGAAGGCATTGCTGGAGACGACACTGGAAACACTGCGGGAAAACTCCGAGAGACAG CTGAAGGGTCTTGAGCAGGAGAACAAACACTTGAGCCAGACGGTGTCATCTCTGCGACAGCGCAGCCAAGTCGGTGCTGAAGCTCGTGTCAAAGACGTGGAGAAGGAAAACCGCATCCTCCACGAGTCCATCTGCGAGACAACAAGCAAGCTCAACAAGATGGAGTTTGAGCGGAAACAGCTGA GAAAAGAACTGGAGGCTGTGAAGGAGAAAGGCGAGAGAGCGGAAGAGTTGGAGATTCTCGTGCAGAAGCTGGAGCGGGACAACGAAAGTCTGCAGAAGAAAGTGGCCACTCTAGGAATTACATGTGAAAAG GTGTCAGCGTTGGAGAAGGAGAACACCGACCTGGAAGCAGAGAGCCGGCGCCTCAAGAAGAAGCTGGATGCTCTGAAGAACATGGCCTTCCAACTTGAGGCTCTGGAGAAGGAGAACTCGCAGCTGGAGCAAGAGAACCTAGAGGCGCGGCGTTCAGCTGAGAGCTTCCGCTCGGCCGGTGCCAAGGCCATGCAGCTAGAGGCCGAGAACAGAGAATTAGAGAGTGAGAGGAGCCAGCTCAAGCGCAGCTTGGAGCTCCTTAAGGCAACCTCCAAGAAGACAGAGAGATTAGAA GTGAGCTACCAGGGCTTGGACACAGAGAACCAGCGCTTGCAGAAGGCGCTGGAGAACAGCAGCAAGAAGATCCAGCAGCTTGAGGCTGAACTGCAAGAAGTGGAGACTGAGAACCAGACCCTTCAACGGAACTTGGAGGAGCTAAAAATCTCCAGCAAGCGCTTGGAGCAGCTGGAGCAAGAG AACAAGACTCTGGAGCAAGAGAGCTCTCAGCTGGAGAAGGACAAGAAGCTGCTGGAGAAGGAAAACAAGCGGCTGAGGCAGCAGGCCGAGATCCGTGACTCCAAGCTGGATGACAGTAACCAGCGCATCTCCTCCCTGGAGAAGGAGAACCGCACGATGGGCAAGGAGATGATCTTCTTCCGGGACTCATGCACCCGCGTCAAAGACCTAGAGAGGGAGAACAAGGAACTGGTCAAACAAGGCACCATCGAAAAGCGGACACTCATAACGCTCAGAGAG GAACTTGTTAGCGAGAAGGTACGCACTCAGCAGATCAACAATGACTTGGAGAAACTGACGCACGAGCTGGAGAAGATTGGACTGGACAAGGAGAGGCTGCTGCTGGACGAGGACTGCGGCGACAG GTTTAAGCTACTGGAAAGCAAACTGGAGTCCACGCTGAAGTCCTCACTGGAGATCAAGGAGGAGAAGATCGCCGCCCTGGAGGCCAGACTGCAGGAGTCGTCCAATCTGAACCAGCAGCTACGGCAGGAACTCAAAACT GTGAAAAAGAATTACGAGGCTTTACGTCAGAGGGAAGAGGAAGAGAGAATGGTGCAGACCTCACCCTCTCGTGGCGGGGAAGATGGCCAGACACTCAGTAAATGGGAGAAGGAGAGTCACGAAGCCACAAGGGAACTGCTCAAAGTCAAGGATAGACTTATCGAGGTGGAGAGGAAC AATGCCACATTGCAAGCGGAGAAGGCAGCACTGAGGAGCCAACTAAAACAACTGGAGACTCAAAGTTCCAACTTGCAGGCTCAGATCGTAGCCGTGCAGAGACAGGGCGCTTCCCTACAGGAGAACAACACCGGACTGCAGACGCAGAATGCCAAGCTGCAG GTGGAGAACTCCACGCTGAGCTCGCAGAGCGCCGCCCTCATGGCTCAGAATGCTCAGCTGCAGGGCTTGCAGAGCAGCGCGGAGGCCGAGCGCGAGGGGACGCAGCGGGAGAAAGAGGAGCTCCGGTCCACCTACGAGCTACTCCTACGGGACCACGACAAGCTGGCAGCGCTCCACGAGAGGCAAGCGTCAGAGTACGAGGTACTCATTGGCAAGCACGGCGGCCTTAAGACCTCCCACAAGTCTCTTGAACAGCAGTACCGCGACCTGGAGGACAA GTATAAGCAGTTCCTGCAGAGGAGGGGCGATCTGGAAGAGCTGGAGAAGAACCTGAAGGAGCAGCAAGACAAAATGTCTTCAGAGAATCAGAACCACCGAGCCACCGCTGACCACTACAAACTGCTTAAAGAGGAAAATGACAG ACTGAACACAACATACCAGCAGCTGCAGAGAGACAATGAGAACCTCCAGCTGGACCACAAAAACATCAAGAGTCAACTGAATGGCGCCAAGCTCGAGCAGACCAAGTTCGAGGCCGAGTTTTCCAAGCTCAAGGAGCAGTAccagcagctggacatcacctCCACCAAACTCACTAACCAGTGCGAG CTGTTGAGTCAGCTGAAGGGCACCCTAGAAGAGGAGAACCGCCACCTCTTGGATCAGATCCAGACGCTGATGCTGCAGAACCGCACACTGCTGGACCAGACCATGGAGAGCAAAGACCTTTTCCACGTTGAGCAGAGACAATACAT TGACAAGCTGAATGAGCTGAGGAGACAGAAGGAGAAGCTGGAGGAGAAGATTATGGATCAGTACAAGTTCTACGATCCCTCACCTCCACGCAG ACGGGGCAACTGGATCACATTGAAGATGAAGAAGCTGATCAAGCCCAAAAGTCGGGAGCGGATGCGCTCGCTCACATTGACGCCGTCGCGCTCAGAGTCTGGCGATGGCTTCCTGTCCTTCCCTGCTGACAGCCAGGACAGCTCCTCGGTGGGATCCGGTTCCAACTCCCTTGACGATGCACTCACGCAAAAGAGGAGCAGCA CTTTAAAACGATTGCCTTTCATGAGGAACAGATCCAAGGACAAAGACAAGGCGAAGGCCATCTACCGACGCTCCATGT CCATGAACGACCTTCTACAAACCATGACGGTGGCCGGCGGTCCGAGCGCAGACTGGACAGGCAGCACGGAGAACCTAGACGTGGGTGGCGAGGCAGGCGACTTAAGTGGCGGGCGGCGTGGAGGAGGTGGCGGCAGGCGCATGAAAGAGCTGGCTTTCTCCACCAACGCCATCGACTGTGCTGCCCTCACGTTGCCCTCCACCGCACACGGAAGGGCCACGCAGAGGATCCGTGTCAAAG ACAACGCTTCTTGTGAGGATGTCGCCGGCTCTTCAGACGACCCCAAGTGTCAAG CTTCCAGACCCTCCAGTCTCCATAGCAACAGGACCACAAGTAGTATTAGTAACAATAACTCCCAACTCACCTCTCCTCTGGAGGGCAAAG GCACGTTGAACGGCATCGCCAGTCGCCCTCAAAGTGAGAGCAGCGGCGAATTCAGCTTGAGTTTGGAGCAAGAAGCCTGGTCCAGCAGCGGCAGCAGTCCTGTCCAGCAGCCGTCTTCGCGCTCATCCCACCGGAGCCCTGGGCCCGCCCGGGCTACTCTGGAACCGTCAGCCACCGCCCCCCTTCCCGGGTGCATCAAGAAGACGGCATCCCCGGGCAGCGAGGTGCTTTCGTTGCAGCAGTTCCTGGACGAAGGAATCGACCCCGCTGAG TCGGGCAGTCAGGAAAATCTCACCGTGGACTCACCTCGCCTCCTGGCTTCCTCTGAGCGTGCACAGAAGGAACGCCCCGCCACCCGGGCACGTGGCATCCTGCGGTCGTCCAGCGGCAAAGCGGCGCCCGTCGCCACCGAGCGCCCGCCTCGTTCTTCAGGGCAAGCGGGTCGGCCCAGCCTGCGCAAGGCCGAGAGCACGCGTGTGAAGGGGTCGGCTCGGCCGGGTCTCTCCGCCCAGTCGCGGGCGGTGTCGGTGTCCGAACGCCTGGACCGAGCTTCAGGGTCCGCGTCCACCTTGCCGCGTGCCAGCAGCGTCATCTCCACGGCCGAGGGCAGCTCGCGGCGCACCAGCATCCACGACATGCTCTCAAAGGACAACCGGCCGCCTGTGTCCGTCGACGGGGTCCAATGCCAGCCCGCTCCCAGTGAGTACACCCGAACGGGACCCCCGGGTACCCCACCCTTGCCAAAGTCCCTCAGCTTACCGTGCCCGAGCTCGGATGAAGCTGAGCTCCCTGCTCTCGAGTCCTTCCTTGGTCCGTCCTTCACTGCCGAGTCTGTCTTCATGGACTCCATCTTTAGTGAGTCGGCGGCGGGCAAAAGCCTCCCCTTCCTCTCCCTCAACCCCACCCTGGTCAGCAATATCAGCGGTCCTCCCGTGGCCTCGTACCCGTCGAGCCAATCGGACGGCCCGGACGGGTCCGAGCGTTTGGATGCCGAGGACAATCAATTGTGGTTCGAGTACGGGTGTGTGTGA
- the ccdc88ab gene encoding girdin isoform X4, translated as MESEVFSPLLEHFMLSPLVCWVKTVGQPMVTDGSKLSEYVQLLDGVYLNEVMLEINPKATVQRTNKKVNNDPTLRIQNLSILIRQIKAYYQETLQQLVMMPLPNVLILGRNPLTERGLEEMKKFLLLLLGCAVQCDKKEDYIERIQTLDFDTKAAIASHIQEVTHNQDNVVDLQWLESGEIPAEDLASLSRNLAFHLKHTVDDRDMQLETIVELTQERDCIQLSPLGAGPVQSPNGSPSMRRTESRQHLSVELADAKAKIRRLRQELEEKSEQLLDTRQELENMELELKKIQQESYQLLSDARSARAYRDELDILREKAIRVDKLESEVTRYKEKLHDIEFYKARVEELKEDNQVLLETKTMLEEQLDTTRSRSDKLHLLEKENLQLKSKIHDLEMERDLDRKRVEELLEENLVLEMAQKQSMDESLHLGWELEQLSKTPELTEAPLKSLGEEVNELTSSRLLKLEKDNQTLLKTVEELRGGAGLDSEAKLGKVTQENQRLNQRLGHLESELATERESLRSAESLSTDLMKEKALLETTLETLRENSERQLKGLEQENKHLSQTVSSLRQRSQVGAEARVKDVEKENRILHESICETTSKLNKMEFERKQLRKELEAVKEKGERAEELEILVQKLERDNESLQKKVATLGITCEKVSALEKENTDLEAESRRLKKKLDALKNMAFQLEALEKENSQLEQENLEARRSAESFRSAGAKAMQLEAENRELESERSQLKRSLELLKATSKKTERLEVSYQGLDTENQRLQKALENSSKKIQQLEAELQEVETENQTLQRNLEELKISSKRLEQLEQENKTLEQESSQLEKDKKLLEKENKRLRQQAEIRDSKLDDSNQRISSLEKENRTMGKEMIFFRDSCTRVKDLERENKELVKQGTIEKRTLITLREELVSEKVRTQQINNDLEKLTHELEKIGLDKERLLLDEDCGDRFKLLESKLESTLKSSLEIKEEKIAALEARLQESSNLNQQLRQELKTVKKNYEALRQREEEERMVQTSPSRGGEDGQTLSKWEKESHEATRELLKVKDRLIEVERNNATLQAEKAALRSQLKQLETQSSNLQAQIVAVQRQGASLQENNTGLQTQNAKLQVENSTLSSQSAALMAQNAQLQGLQSSAEAEREGTQREKEELRSTYELLLRDHDKLAALHERQASEYEVLIGKHGGLKTSHKSLEQQYRDLEDKYKQFLQRRGDLEELEKNLKEQQDKMSSENQNHRATADHYKLLKEENDRLNTTYQQLQRDNENLQLDHKNIKSQLNGAKLEQTKFEAEFSKLKEQYQQLDITSTKLTNQCELLSQLKGTLEEENRHLLDQIQTLMLQNRTLLDQTMESKDLFHVEQRQYIDKLNELRRQKEKLEEKIMDQYKFYDPSPPRRRGNWITLKMKKLIKPKSRERMRSLTLTPSRSESGDGFLSFPADSQDSSSVGSGSNSLDDALTQKRSSTMNDLLQTMTVAGGPSADWTGSTENLDVGGEAGDLSGGRRGGGGGRRMKELAFSTNAIDCAALTLPSTAHGRATQRIRVKDNASCEDVAGSSDDPKCQASRPSSLHSNRTTSSISNNNSQLTSPLEGKGTLNGIASRPQSESSGEFSLSLEQEAWSSSGSSPVQQPSSRSSHRSPGPARATLEPSATAPLPGCIKKTASPGSEVLSLQQFLDEGIDPAESGSQENLTVDSPRLLASSERAQKERPATRARGILRSSSGKAAPVATERPPRSSGQAGRPSLRKAESTRVKGSARPGLSAQSRAVSVSERLDRASGSASTLPRASSVISTAEGSSRRTSIHDMLSKDNRPPVSVDGVQCQPAPSEYTRTGPPGTPPLPKSLSLPCPSSDEAELPALESFLGPSFTAESVFMDSIFSESAAGKSLPFLSLNPTLVSNISGPPVASYPSSQSDGPDGSERLDAEDNQLWFEYGCV; from the exons AGCGTGGTTTAGAGGAGATGAAGAAATTTCTATTGCTACTGCTTGGCTGTGCTGTCCAG TGCGACAAAAAGGAAGACTACATTGAACGCATCCAGACTCTGGATTTTGACACCAAAGCTGCCATTGCCTCCCACATCCAAGAG GTGACACACAACCAGGATAATGTGGTCGACCTACAATGGCTAGAGAGCGGGGAGATTCCCGCTGAGGACCTGGCAAGTTTATCCAGGAACCTGGCTTTTCATCTTAAACACACAGTGGACGACAGGGACATGCAACTAGAG ACAATCGTGGAGCTGACACAGGAACGAGATTGTATCCAGTTATCCCCGCTGGGTGCCGGCCCAGTTCAGTCGCCCAACGGTTCTCCGAGCATGAGGAGGACAGAGAGTCGGCAGCACCTTTCTGTGGAGCTGGCTGATGCCAAGGCCAAGATTAGGCGTTTGAGGCAGGAATT GGAAGAAAAGAGCGAACAACTTCTAGACACACGACAGGAGCTAGAGAACATGGAGCTAGAGCTCAAAAAGATTCAGCAGGAG AGCTACCAGCTTCTATCAGACGCCCGCTCGGCCCGGGCGTACCGTGATGAGCTGGACATCCTCCGGGAAAAAGCCATTCGTGTGGACAAGCTGGAAAGTGAGGTGACCCGCTATAAAGAGAAACTCCATGACATTGAGTTCTACAAGGCCAGAGTGGAG GAGCTAAAAGAGGACAACCAGGTCTTGCTGGAGACGAAAACCATGCTAGAGGAGCAGTTGGACACCACCCGGAGCCGATCGGATAAATTGCATCTCCTGGAGAAGGAGAATCTCCAGCTGAAGTCCAAAATACATGACCTGGAAATG GAGCGAGATTTAGATCGCAAACGAGTGGAGGAACTTTTAGAGGAGAACCTGGTGCTGGAAATGGCCCAGAAACAGAGCATGGATGAGTCGTTACACCTGGGCTGGGAGCTGGAGCAACTATCCAAAACACCAGAGCTGACAGAGG CCCCACTAAAGTCCCTTGGCGAAGAGGTGAATGAGTTGACGTCCAGTCGCCTGCTGAAGCTGGAGAAGGACAACCAGACACTCTTGAAGACTGTGGAAGAGCTCCGTGGTGGCGCTGGTCTGGACTCTGAGGCCAAACTTGGCAAAGTCACCCAGGAGAACCAAAGACTCAACCAAAGA CTTGGGCATCTGGAAAGCGAGCTGGCAACGGAAAGAGAGTCGCTCCGCAGTGCTGAGTCGCTGAGCACGGACTTGATGAAGGAGAAGGCATTGCTGGAGACGACACTGGAAACACTGCGGGAAAACTCCGAGAGACAG CTGAAGGGTCTTGAGCAGGAGAACAAACACTTGAGCCAGACGGTGTCATCTCTGCGACAGCGCAGCCAAGTCGGTGCTGAAGCTCGTGTCAAAGACGTGGAGAAGGAAAACCGCATCCTCCACGAGTCCATCTGCGAGACAACAAGCAAGCTCAACAAGATGGAGTTTGAGCGGAAACAGCTGA GAAAAGAACTGGAGGCTGTGAAGGAGAAAGGCGAGAGAGCGGAAGAGTTGGAGATTCTCGTGCAGAAGCTGGAGCGGGACAACGAAAGTCTGCAGAAGAAAGTGGCCACTCTAGGAATTACATGTGAAAAG GTGTCAGCGTTGGAGAAGGAGAACACCGACCTGGAAGCAGAGAGCCGGCGCCTCAAGAAGAAGCTGGATGCTCTGAAGAACATGGCCTTCCAACTTGAGGCTCTGGAGAAGGAGAACTCGCAGCTGGAGCAAGAGAACCTAGAGGCGCGGCGTTCAGCTGAGAGCTTCCGCTCGGCCGGTGCCAAGGCCATGCAGCTAGAGGCCGAGAACAGAGAATTAGAGAGTGAGAGGAGCCAGCTCAAGCGCAGCTTGGAGCTCCTTAAGGCAACCTCCAAGAAGACAGAGAGATTAGAA GTGAGCTACCAGGGCTTGGACACAGAGAACCAGCGCTTGCAGAAGGCGCTGGAGAACAGCAGCAAGAAGATCCAGCAGCTTGAGGCTGAACTGCAAGAAGTGGAGACTGAGAACCAGACCCTTCAACGGAACTTGGAGGAGCTAAAAATCTCCAGCAAGCGCTTGGAGCAGCTGGAGCAAGAG AACAAGACTCTGGAGCAAGAGAGCTCTCAGCTGGAGAAGGACAAGAAGCTGCTGGAGAAGGAAAACAAGCGGCTGAGGCAGCAGGCCGAGATCCGTGACTCCAAGCTGGATGACAGTAACCAGCGCATCTCCTCCCTGGAGAAGGAGAACCGCACGATGGGCAAGGAGATGATCTTCTTCCGGGACTCATGCACCCGCGTCAAAGACCTAGAGAGGGAGAACAAGGAACTGGTCAAACAAGGCACCATCGAAAAGCGGACACTCATAACGCTCAGAGAG GAACTTGTTAGCGAGAAGGTACGCACTCAGCAGATCAACAATGACTTGGAGAAACTGACGCACGAGCTGGAGAAGATTGGACTGGACAAGGAGAGGCTGCTGCTGGACGAGGACTGCGGCGACAG GTTTAAGCTACTGGAAAGCAAACTGGAGTCCACGCTGAAGTCCTCACTGGAGATCAAGGAGGAGAAGATCGCCGCCCTGGAGGCCAGACTGCAGGAGTCGTCCAATCTGAACCAGCAGCTACGGCAGGAACTCAAAACT GTGAAAAAGAATTACGAGGCTTTACGTCAGAGGGAAGAGGAAGAGAGAATGGTGCAGACCTCACCCTCTCGTGGCGGGGAAGATGGCCAGACACTCAGTAAATGGGAGAAGGAGAGTCACGAAGCCACAAGGGAACTGCTCAAAGTCAAGGATAGACTTATCGAGGTGGAGAGGAAC AATGCCACATTGCAAGCGGAGAAGGCAGCACTGAGGAGCCAACTAAAACAACTGGAGACTCAAAGTTCCAACTTGCAGGCTCAGATCGTAGCCGTGCAGAGACAGGGCGCTTCCCTACAGGAGAACAACACCGGACTGCAGACGCAGAATGCCAAGCTGCAG GTGGAGAACTCCACGCTGAGCTCGCAGAGCGCCGCCCTCATGGCTCAGAATGCTCAGCTGCAGGGCTTGCAGAGCAGCGCGGAGGCCGAGCGCGAGGGGACGCAGCGGGAGAAAGAGGAGCTCCGGTCCACCTACGAGCTACTCCTACGGGACCACGACAAGCTGGCAGCGCTCCACGAGAGGCAAGCGTCAGAGTACGAGGTACTCATTGGCAAGCACGGCGGCCTTAAGACCTCCCACAAGTCTCTTGAACAGCAGTACCGCGACCTGGAGGACAA GTATAAGCAGTTCCTGCAGAGGAGGGGCGATCTGGAAGAGCTGGAGAAGAACCTGAAGGAGCAGCAAGACAAAATGTCTTCAGAGAATCAGAACCACCGAGCCACCGCTGACCACTACAAACTGCTTAAAGAGGAAAATGACAG ACTGAACACAACATACCAGCAGCTGCAGAGAGACAATGAGAACCTCCAGCTGGACCACAAAAACATCAAGAGTCAACTGAATGGCGCCAAGCTCGAGCAGACCAAGTTCGAGGCCGAGTTTTCCAAGCTCAAGGAGCAGTAccagcagctggacatcacctCCACCAAACTCACTAACCAGTGCGAG CTGTTGAGTCAGCTGAAGGGCACCCTAGAAGAGGAGAACCGCCACCTCTTGGATCAGATCCAGACGCTGATGCTGCAGAACCGCACACTGCTGGACCAGACCATGGAGAGCAAAGACCTTTTCCACGTTGAGCAGAGACAATACAT TGACAAGCTGAATGAGCTGAGGAGACAGAAGGAGAAGCTGGAGGAGAAGATTATGGATCAGTACAAGTTCTACGATCCCTCACCTCCACGCAG ACGGGGCAACTGGATCACATTGAAGATGAAGAAGCTGATCAAGCCCAAAAGTCGGGAGCGGATGCGCTCGCTCACATTGACGCCGTCGCGCTCAGAGTCTGGCGATGGCTTCCTGTCCTTCCCTGCTGACAGCCAGGACAGCTCCTCGGTGGGATCCGGTTCCAACTCCCTTGACGATGCACTCACGCAAAAGAGGAGCAGCA CCATGAACGACCTTCTACAAACCATGACGGTGGCCGGCGGTCCGAGCGCAGACTGGACAGGCAGCACGGAGAACCTAGACGTGGGTGGCGAGGCAGGCGACTTAAGTGGCGGGCGGCGTGGAGGAGGTGGCGGCAGGCGCATGAAAGAGCTGGCTTTCTCCACCAACGCCATCGACTGTGCTGCCCTCACGTTGCCCTCCACCGCACACGGAAGGGCCACGCAGAGGATCCGTGTCAAAG ACAACGCTTCTTGTGAGGATGTCGCCGGCTCTTCAGACGACCCCAAGTGTCAAG CTTCCAGACCCTCCAGTCTCCATAGCAACAGGACCACAAGTAGTATTAGTAACAATAACTCCCAACTCACCTCTCCTCTGGAGGGCAAAG GCACGTTGAACGGCATCGCCAGTCGCCCTCAAAGTGAGAGCAGCGGCGAATTCAGCTTGAGTTTGGAGCAAGAAGCCTGGTCCAGCAGCGGCAGCAGTCCTGTCCAGCAGCCGTCTTCGCGCTCATCCCACCGGAGCCCTGGGCCCGCCCGGGCTACTCTGGAACCGTCAGCCACCGCCCCCCTTCCCGGGTGCATCAAGAAGACGGCATCCCCGGGCAGCGAGGTGCTTTCGTTGCAGCAGTTCCTGGACGAAGGAATCGACCCCGCTGAG TCGGGCAGTCAGGAAAATCTCACCGTGGACTCACCTCGCCTCCTGGCTTCCTCTGAGCGTGCACAGAAGGAACGCCCCGCCACCCGGGCACGTGGCATCCTGCGGTCGTCCAGCGGCAAAGCGGCGCCCGTCGCCACCGAGCGCCCGCCTCGTTCTTCAGGGCAAGCGGGTCGGCCCAGCCTGCGCAAGGCCGAGAGCACGCGTGTGAAGGGGTCGGCTCGGCCGGGTCTCTCCGCCCAGTCGCGGGCGGTGTCGGTGTCCGAACGCCTGGACCGAGCTTCAGGGTCCGCGTCCACCTTGCCGCGTGCCAGCAGCGTCATCTCCACGGCCGAGGGCAGCTCGCGGCGCACCAGCATCCACGACATGCTCTCAAAGGACAACCGGCCGCCTGTGTCCGTCGACGGGGTCCAATGCCAGCCCGCTCCCAGTGAGTACACCCGAACGGGACCCCCGGGTACCCCACCCTTGCCAAAGTCCCTCAGCTTACCGTGCCCGAGCTCGGATGAAGCTGAGCTCCCTGCTCTCGAGTCCTTCCTTGGTCCGTCCTTCACTGCCGAGTCTGTCTTCATGGACTCCATCTTTAGTGAGTCGGCGGCGGGCAAAAGCCTCCCCTTCCTCTCCCTCAACCCCACCCTGGTCAGCAATATCAGCGGTCCTCCCGTGGCCTCGTACCCGTCGAGCCAATCGGACGGCCCGGACGGGTCCGAGCGTTTGGATGCCGAGGACAATCAATTGTGGTTCGAGTACGGGTGTGTGTGA